The Streptomyces collinus DNA segment CCGATCACGGGGACGGCGGCACGGTCAGGCGCTGCGCCGCGGGAGCACGCCGCTGAGCAGGAACGCGACACTCCGTTCCTTCTCCGTCCAGGCCCTGGTGTCGAGTTCGACGGACTGCAGCAGGGCGCACTCGACCCCGTAGCCGTGCTCGGTGAGGTCGCGGCCGATGAGTTCGGCGGCGTCGCGGGTGGCGGCGTGCGTGACGATGCGCTGCGGGCGTCGGTCGGCGACCGCCGAGACGACGGCCGCTCCCCCGCCGCCGACCCGGACGACATCGGGTTCGGGGAGGTTCTCCAGGATGTGCGGGGCGGTGCCGTGCACGATCTGGAGCTGGACGCCGAGGCGGCGGGCGGCGGCGTCGGTGCGGGCGCAGGCGGACCGGTCACCGTCGACGGCGAGCACGGCGGCGCCGGCCCGGGCGGCCTCGACGGCGAAGGCGCCGCTGCCGCAGCCGATGTCCCAGACGAGGTCGCCGACGCGGGGCCCGAGGTGGGCGAGTTGGGAGGCGCGCAGCAGCTGGGTCTCGCCCTCGCCGAGGTCCGCGCCGTGGGCGTCGGCGGGCAGGGTCCAGCCGCGTGGTCCGGCGGACGGGTCGCGGCCGGAGATCCAGCCTCCGGACTCTCCCGCCGTGTCCGGCCGGGCCGGGCCGCCGAGGACGATGACGACGTTGGGGTCGCGCCAGGTGTGGTCGGCGGCCTTGTCCGAGGTGACGACGGAGACGCGCTCGCGGGCGGTGCCGAGTTCCTCACAGATGACGAAGGAGCGGTGGACTCCTTCGAGGAGCAGACCGAGTTCGGCGGGGCCGGCGCCGGGTGAGGTGAGGACCGCGACCTTGGTGTGGGCGCGGCATACGTTGACGGCGCGTCGCAGCGTGCGGGGGTGTGCGGCGACCACCTGTGCGTCGTCCCAGGGCATACCGGCGCGGGCGAAGGCGGCGGCGACGGAGGAGACGGCGGGGACGACCTCCACCTCAAGGCCGAACTCGGGGGCGCGCAGGGTGCGTACGACGCCGAAGTAGCCGGGGTCGCCGTCGGCGAGCACGACGGCCGTGCCGCGGTGGCCGGCGATGCGGCGGGCGGCGAGGGCGACGCTGCCGAGGCGGATGCGCTCGGCGCCGGCGGGTACCTCGGGGAGCGCCAGGTGGTGGGCGGCACCGGCCACGAGCGTGGCGGCGCCGAGGGCGGCGCTCGCCGCGGCGGTCAGCGGCGAACCGTCCCAGCCGATCACCGTGACCCGGTCGGCCATCGTCGTCAGTCTCCAGGGGTTTTCGCAGGTCGTCTGCGTGGCGTTGTGGGGAGCAGCCCGGGGGCGGGCTCCGTGAGGGTACCCGGTGGAGGTGTCGGAGGGAGCCCCGGCATCGTCGTCGCCGTCGTCCTGCGGGTGGTTCCGGTCAGTTCCAGTCGCCGAAGGACGTGAAGCCGTCCCGCAGCTGCTCGCCGACGCCTTCCAGGTCCTCGGGGAGCAGGCTCCAGACGATGAAGTCGGTGCGTACGTCGGTCCATGTGCCGTCCTCGGCACGGGCCC contains these protein-coding regions:
- the cbiE gene encoding precorrin-6y C5,15-methyltransferase (decarboxylating) subunit CbiE; the protein is MADRVTVIGWDGSPLTAAASAALGAATLVAGAAHHLALPEVPAGAERIRLGSVALAARRIAGHRGTAVVLADGDPGYFGVVRTLRAPEFGLEVEVVPAVSSVAAAFARAGMPWDDAQVVAAHPRTLRRAVNVCRAHTKVAVLTSPGAGPAELGLLLEGVHRSFVICEELGTARERVSVVTSDKAADHTWRDPNVVIVLGGPARPDTAGESGGWISGRDPSAGPRGWTLPADAHGADLGEGETQLLRASQLAHLGPRVGDLVWDIGCGSGAFAVEAARAGAAVLAVDGDRSACARTDAAARRLGVQLQIVHGTAPHILENLPEPDVVRVGGGGAAVVSAVADRRPQRIVTHAATRDAAELIGRDLTEHGYGVECALLQSVELDTRAWTEKERSVAFLLSGVLPRRSA